CAACGTCCTATTCGAGGGCAATATTGGTAAACAAATTCGTGTAGACTTGATGAACAAATGCAATCTCCACACGATCCTGCGGCTGCCCACAGGGATCTTCTATGCTCAAGGTGTTAACACCAATGTACTCTTCTTTACACGCGGGAGTTCAGAGATAGCTAACACACAAAAAGTGTGGGTTTACGATCTAAGGACCGGAATGCCGCAGTATGGTAAGAGAAAACAACTTATCCGCGCGGCGTTTAACCGCTTCGAAGAAGAATTCGGTGATGATCCTTGGGGATCGTCTGACGCCCTGGCGCTCCGCAGGGAATCAACGGACGGCGGCCCTTTTCGCTGTTACAGCCGGGAAGAGATTGCTGCGCGGAATGAAAGTCTTGATCTTAGTTGGAGCCGGGGAAACACCCGTGACGTAGACATAATTGATCGAGATCCAGTGGAACTCGCGCACGAAGCTCTGGAAGAACTCGAGTGTGCAATGGAACACCTTCGCGGGATCCTTGGTGCTCTCGGTGAGGAGGATGAGCAGTGACCAAAGTTCCTGACGGTTGGATAGAGGCACCAATTGGCAGCCTTTGCGTGTTGCGCAATGGCCGTGCATTTGGTCCGTCAGAATGGACGACCGAAGGATTGCCGATTGTTCGTATTCAGAATCTGAAGGACCCGAATGCTACGTTCAACTATTACGAGGGGGAGGTAGACGAAGTACATCGCCTACACGGCGGAGAACTGCTGTTTTCATGGTCCGGAACTCCTGGCACGTCGTTCGGGGCGTTCATCTGGGAAGGCGGCGAAGCCGTACTAAACCAGCATATCTTCAGGGTGGATTTCGATGAAAGTCTCTTAGATAAGCGATTTTTTCGGTACGCAATGAACGAGCGGCTCAATGAGCTGATTGAGGCTGCACACGGAGGTGTCGGGCTGCGCCACATTACCAAAGGGGTTTTCGAAGCCACCCGGATCAAACTCGCGCCTTTAGCAGAACAACGTCGGATCGCGAGCATTGCCACCGATCTGCAGTCCCGAGCTGATCGCTGTCTTGAACATCTTAAGCGTATTCCGAATCATCTCGATAAATTTCGGTCCGCAGTTCTCCACGCAGCAACAACAGGCATGCTCGACTTAAACGCTGAGATCCCAATTGATGCGTGGGAACATGTGACGATCGGCGACCTGCTCATTGAGAAACCGCGAAATGGCTACTCCCCACGTGCAGTGGATTATAAGACGCCTGTGAAGTCGCTTACGCTGCGCGCGACAACCACCGGTAAGTTTCTCCCCGAGAATTTCAAATACGTGGACACAGAAATACCGCGATCCTCACATCTGTGGCTGCAACCTGGAGACATCCTTGTGCAGCGTGCTAACTCTTTAGAGTATGTAGGCGTAAGCGCAATCTATGACGGACCACCTTATGGTTTTATTTATCCCGACCTGATGATGAAGTGTCGGGCCAACGAGCGGGTACTCACTAAGTACCTTCACTATTCGCTCCTGAGTCCAGCCGTACGGAAGTTCTTCCGAGAGAACGCCACCGGGACCGCTGGTAACATGCCCAAAATTAACAACCAGACGCTAACGCGAGCCCCTGTACTACTTCCGCCATTGGAATATCAACACGAGATTGTCGATCGAGTTGAAGGCCTCTTCTCCCAAGCCGACGCGCTCGAAGAGCGATATCGCTGGGCGGTTCGGTGGGTTGAACGCTTCCCATCCGCAGTAATGGAGAAGGCATTTGCCGGCGCGTTGGGGACTCAGGATCCTGCCGATGAACCCGCGGCGCTCTTGCTTAACCGAATCCTTGCTTGGCGGGACAGGGCGACCAGTGTCCAGAAACCGAGAAAACCACGGCAAAAGGAGAGGATAACCACCGTGCGGACCCTTCTAGAGACACTCAGGGACGCTGAAGGATGGATCTCCGCTGACGAAGCGTTTCGCCGCTGTGGGCTAACTGACGGCGCAGAAACCGACCGTGTGGAACAACTTTATGGTGAACTTCGGGATCTCGCGCAGGCCGGTCGCCTCGAAACGTCGACCGAGAGAGATACTGAGGGTCGTAAACTGTACGATCGTATCAGGCTGATTGGGGAGGACGAACATGCGACTGGATAAGCTCACGATCGGGAGCCCGAAAGACAGCCCGACGCATACTTTCAAAAATCTAAAGAACGTAACCATTGACTTCGATGCTGCGCATTGGGTTACCGTCGTCATTGGATGGAATGGGACGGGGAAATCGAATGTCCTCGAGGCACTCGCAATAATTTTTCGGGATTTGATTACGAAGAAAGGCCCTCAATTTGCTTATCAACTTACTTACACGATTGGCCCAGCATCCGGAGGGCGCCGTATTGAGATTGATGCCGATCCAGACCGGGAGAAAGCACCGTACGTGTTTCACATTACACGCAAATCACAGGATATTGCCGATGCGAAGTCGGGTGAGCTCGCATTGGATTCGCATGTGCGATCGAAACTGACGAAAATTTCCAAGTTTTTGGATGAAGACCATTTGAATCTACCTCGGTATGTATTTGGCTATTATTCGGGCGAAAGCACGCGTATGCGTGATGTGTTCAGGCCATATCTGGAGTCATATGACCGGCTGCTGCGGCGCGGGGAAGATCCGGGATTAAGGCGTTTGTTCTTTGCTCTTCCCGTGCATAGTCAGTTTGTGCTGCTCGCCTTCCTGATTCAGCAGAACGAGGAAGTTCGCGCGTTCTTGGATGAACATCTTGG
This window of the Longimicrobium sp. genome carries:
- a CDS encoding restriction endonuclease subunit S, which gives rise to MTKVPDGWIEAPIGSLCVLRNGRAFGPSEWTTEGLPIVRIQNLKDPNATFNYYEGEVDEVHRLHGGELLFSWSGTPGTSFGAFIWEGGEAVLNQHIFRVDFDESLLDKRFFRYAMNERLNELIEAAHGGVGLRHITKGVFEATRIKLAPLAEQRRIASIATDLQSRADRCLEHLKRIPNHLDKFRSAVLHAATTGMLDLNAEIPIDAWEHVTIGDLLIEKPRNGYSPRAVDYKTPVKSLTLRATTTGKFLPENFKYVDTEIPRSSHLWLQPGDILVQRANSLEYVGVSAIYDGPPYGFIYPDLMMKCRANERVLTKYLHYSLLSPAVRKFFRENATGTAGNMPKINNQTLTRAPVLLPPLEYQHEIVDRVEGLFSQADALEERYRWAVRWVERFPSAVMEKAFAGALGTQDPADEPAALLLNRILAWRDRATSVQKPRKPRQKERITTVRTLLETLRDAEGWISADEAFRRCGLTDGAETDRVEQLYGELRDLAQAGRLETSTERDTEGRKLYDRIRLIGEDEHATG